AAGTCATGCTCATCGGCCGATTAACGCGAGACCCCGAAGCTCGCTCAACGCCTTCGGGCCAATCAGTTTGTTCGTTTTCTGTCGCTACTAGCCGAAACTGGACCGACCAACAAGGACAAAAACAAGAAAAAACAGAATTTCACAACATTGTTGCTTGGGGTAAATTAGCTGATATTTGCAGCCAGTATTTAAACAAGGGCAAGCAAGTCTATATTGAAGGTCGATTGCAAACTCGTGATTGGGAAGGACAAGACGGCGTAAAGCGCTACCGCACAGAAGTGATAATGGATAATATGATTATGCTTGGATCAAAAGGCAGCGGTGGCGGAGCACCAAGCGGGCCAAGCACACCAATTATTACTGAAGATGTACCGACAGGCAAATCAGATACTGACAAGGGTAAAAAAGGCGGGGATGATGAGATTAATGTAGAAGATATCCCGTTTTAACTAACCCCTCTCTGCCAAAGGCTGATCCGCCTCTGGCGGAGACTTCGCCTGCCTGCCGGCAGGCAGGCTCGGGGAATTAATACTATTCAATGAAAAAAAAGCACAAAGGGCCATTAGCCAAAGACCGTTACTGTTTCTTTTGCGTTAATGACTTCAAGGAAATTGACTATAAAAATACAAACGTTTTGAGGCGTTTTATCTCTTCTTATGCCAAAATTGTACCGCGTAAAAGAAGCGGGGTATGTGCTTGGCATCAACGTAAATTGGCCACTGCCATCAAACGCGCGCGAAGCATGGCGTTATTACCTTTCACTTCACGGTAAAAACTCCCTCTCCCGGCGGGAGAGGGTAGGGGTGAGGTTAGGAGTTGAAAACCAAGTGCCTCCCCTATTAAGGGTGGAGAGGAAGGGTTAATTCCTCCTTTTCTAAAGGAGGTACCCCGACGCTACGTCGTGGCGGAGGATTTAGACAAGTATTAAAAATCCCTCCCTCCGCCGCTATGGCGGAGTACTCCCTTTATTAAAGAGAGAATAACCACCTAAGTCCCCCTTGACAGGGGGAAATAAAAAATTATGTCAATAAACACACTAAATGACATCAAGCAAGGCACTAACGTCCTTTATCAGGGCGAACCTTATATTGTGGTGGAAGCTAAATTTGTTCGAATGCAACAACGCAAACCGGTTATGCAAACTAAGCTTAAGAATTTAATCTCGGGCAAAGTTGTAGAGTATAATTTCAAAGCCGGGGAAACAGTTGAGGAGGCAAATTTAAGCCGTACCAAAGCTAATTTTTTATATGCCGATGATTCTGGCTTTAACTTTATGGATGAAACAAGCTACGAACAGTTCTCGCTTGACGCTGATGTGATTGGCGATAAAAAAGACTTTCTAAAAGAAGGCAATCAAATTGACGTATTAAATTTTGAAGATAAGCCAGTTAGCATTTCTTTGCCGGCTAAAATTAATCTCAAGGTAACTTCGGCACCGGAAGGTGTTAAGGGCGACACGGCGCAGGGCCGAGTAACAAAAACTGCGGAATTAGAAACCGGCGCAACAGTGCAAGTCCCCCTCTTTATCAAAACTGGCGATACTATCAAAATCAACACTGAAACTGGAGAATACGTCGAGCGGGTATAATAAATGAAAAATAAGACTATAAGCACAGGCAATCTTATTGTGGGCGTATTAGTTTTTCTTGCTACCGTCATTGGATTTTTTTTTACATCAAATAAGCAGAACCTGAAAATTAATGGCGACAATAATGAACAATCACAAGATTATTATGAAGATAGCATAAAGAACGAAACAAATACTACCAATCGGTTAAATGCTGGTGATATAACTAACAGCAACGTAGCCGTTGGGGGGGATGTTAATATTGGTGAAATTCAAGCAAGGCTAGACGATGCCTCAAAAAGTAAATTGATTAAACTAATAGACCAACATGAAATTACTCAAATATCCAGATTGATTTTAAATGCCGACACTTTAATAACTGCCCAGGATATTATTGATGCGCTTTATATGTATGGCGTAATATTGCCGCCAAAGCATGATATAGTTTTTGATCCTCCTGTCGATACAATAAAATTTTATCCTAACGGCGATGGTACCCATACATTACTACTGAACGTTCCGGGAGAAGGTATAGAATTTTCTCTGTAAATCAAAGAACCCCGCTCTATAGCGGGGTTCTTTGATTATTCATTTTATTTTTGTTCTTCTTTTTCCGGCTCCGGGCCGCCGGCTTTTGACTCTTCTTCGTCCGGCGGTACGCCTTGGCGGACTACTTCCCAAACTTTTTTAGTAATTTCATTCATCATTTTAGTATCTTCAGCTAAGCCTTTCTTCGCGTTTTCGCGGCCGACGCCAAGCTTCGCTTCGCCATAACTATACGAATTGCCGGACTTGGAGATAGTCCCGTAGTGCGTACCTGCGTCTAAGACATCGCCAGACCTATCAATGCCCTGGTTATACATGATGTCA
The nucleotide sequence above comes from Candidatus Buchananbacteria bacterium CG10_big_fil_rev_8_21_14_0_10_42_9. Encoded proteins:
- a CDS encoding single-stranded DNA-binding protein; this encodes MDLNKVMLIGRLTRDPEARSTPSGQSVCSFSVATSRNWTDQQGQKQEKTEFHNIVAWGKLADICSQYLNKGKQVYIEGRLQTRDWEGQDGVKRYRTEVIMDNMIMLGSKGSGGGAPSGPSTPIITEDVPTGKSDTDKGKKGGDDEINVEDIPF
- the rpsR gene encoding 30S ribosomal protein S18, giving the protein MKKKHKGPLAKDRYCFFCVNDFKEIDYKNTNVLRRFISSYAKIVPRKRSGVCAWHQRKLATAIKRARSMALLPFTSR
- the efp gene encoding elongation factor P encodes the protein MSINTLNDIKQGTNVLYQGEPYIVVEAKFVRMQQRKPVMQTKLKNLISGKVVEYNFKAGETVEEANLSRTKANFLYADDSGFNFMDETSYEQFSLDADVIGDKKDFLKEGNQIDVLNFEDKPVSISLPAKINLKVTSAPEGVKGDTAQGRVTKTAELETGATVQVPLFIKTGDTIKINTETGEYVERV